A genomic window from Brevibacillus agri includes:
- a CDS encoding pyridoxal-phosphate-dependent aminotransferase family protein: MFTDKLILRIPGPTPIPPRVQLAMSQPMIGHRSGKFSALFARTAERLKPYFGTTQDVYILAGSGTAALETGVVNTLQPGDEAAILVSGAFGERFAKICERYGVVAHRLEVPWGQAVTPELLEAFLKEKPQVKAVFATYCETSTGVQNPIAELAKTIRTHSDALFIVDAVSCLGAVPCEMDAWGVDIVVTGSQKAFMLPTGLAFLAASERAWKVIEANKPLAFYLDLKAYKKSLAEQTTPYTPAVSLIFGLAEVLDMLDEEGLPAIIKRHELMRDMTRAAMRALNVNLMADDAYAALTVTSCDPQGAFDAEALRKVLTKQYNVTIAGGQQHLKGKIFRIGHMGYCEPLDVLQVISAIEMSLHQIGAPVELGAGVKAAQEVLIAHV; encoded by the coding sequence ATGTTCACTGACAAACTGATTTTGCGCATTCCCGGCCCTACCCCGATCCCCCCTCGCGTGCAGTTGGCGATGAGCCAGCCGATGATCGGACATCGCAGCGGCAAATTTTCCGCTCTGTTCGCTCGCACGGCGGAACGACTGAAGCCTTACTTCGGTACGACCCAGGACGTGTACATCCTGGCTGGCAGCGGAACCGCCGCGCTGGAAACAGGCGTCGTGAACACTCTGCAGCCTGGAGATGAGGCAGCGATTCTCGTCAGCGGCGCTTTCGGCGAGCGTTTCGCCAAAATTTGCGAGCGCTACGGCGTGGTTGCCCACCGTCTGGAGGTTCCTTGGGGGCAGGCCGTTACACCAGAGCTGCTGGAAGCTTTCCTCAAGGAAAAACCGCAAGTAAAAGCGGTATTCGCGACCTACTGTGAAACATCTACCGGGGTGCAAAACCCGATTGCCGAGCTTGCCAAAACGATCCGTACCCATTCGGACGCGCTGTTCATCGTAGACGCGGTTAGCTGCCTGGGCGCTGTCCCTTGCGAAATGGACGCCTGGGGTGTCGACATCGTCGTGACCGGCTCGCAAAAAGCGTTTATGCTGCCAACCGGCCTTGCTTTTCTGGCGGCGAGCGAACGCGCCTGGAAAGTCATCGAAGCGAACAAGCCGCTCGCTTTTTATCTCGACCTGAAGGCGTACAAAAAAAGCCTCGCCGAGCAAACAACGCCGTACACCCCTGCCGTCTCGCTCATTTTCGGTCTGGCCGAGGTGCTCGATATGCTCGACGAGGAAGGCTTGCCTGCGATCATCAAACGCCATGAGCTGATGCGCGACATGACCCGCGCAGCCATGCGGGCGTTGAACGTCAACCTGATGGCCGACGACGCTTACGCCGCTCTGACCGTCACTTCCTGCGATCCTCAAGGGGCGTTTGACGCAGAAGCGCTGCGCAAGGTGCTGACGAAGCAGTACAACGTCACCATCGCCGGCGGCCAACAGCATTTGAAGGGGAAAATTTTCCGCATCGGGCACATGGGCTATTGCGAGCCGCTCGATGTCCTGCAAGTGATTTCCGCGATTGAAATGTCGCTCCACCAGATCGGTGCTCCAGTCGAACTGGGTGCCGGTGTCAAAGCTGCTCAGGAGGTGCTCATTGCACATGTATAA
- a CDS encoding ferredoxin, with translation MTTWVDKDTCIACGACGATAPDVFDYDDEGLAFNKLDDNSNSVEIPDILQDDVRDAAEGCPTDSIKVE, from the coding sequence ATGACTACATGGGTAGATAAAGATACTTGTATTGCTTGCGGTGCCTGTGGCGCCACGGCCCCTGACGTTTTTGACTACGACGATGAGGGCCTTGCGTTCAACAAGTTGGATGACAACTCTAACAGTGTTGAAATCCCGGATATCCTGCAAGACGACGTTCGCGACGCTGCGGAAGGATGCCCGACCGACTCTATCAAAGTGGAATAG
- a CDS encoding helix-turn-helix domain-containing protein, with translation MNSQNSVAEELELLCAVALNAMIPLANERTLQSAYYILRGRKANQTLQDVHLYNLYPYYRMFPGFSKEDWDKIVATLFQKGHLQQREGEGASPKPTFLVTETGCQSAREAYEKYRFAVWFAPFTQFDFASRIETFWQRLHLLVQTVSQMLGKDLGFTPVVTDKSVQLWVKEQLQPKEARAVWTDGLAEELYRLWEPLAPEVQKLLVTQLSGISQVGKTLGQLAKQQQVTRVYLTLLFRYGLAASMQRLMKEAEAFPLLSRLVTRENKLDPRLSDSAARTYAMVQRGWSKAEIAVRRQMKESTVEDHLVEIALRCPEWDESAYLSPETRSVIVAASEALQTSRLRLIKDHVGPAVSYLQIRLALARRQGETNG, from the coding sequence ATGAACAGTCAAAACAGTGTGGCAGAGGAACTTGAGCTTCTATGCGCTGTCGCCCTGAATGCGATGATTCCTCTGGCGAACGAGAGAACGCTTCAGTCAGCCTACTACATACTGCGCGGCAGAAAAGCGAATCAGACCCTGCAGGATGTGCATTTGTACAACCTTTATCCGTATTATCGGATGTTTCCCGGTTTTTCAAAAGAGGATTGGGATAAAATTGTTGCAACTTTGTTTCAAAAAGGGCATTTGCAACAGCGGGAAGGGGAAGGGGCAAGCCCCAAGCCGACGTTTTTGGTCACCGAAACAGGCTGCCAGTCTGCCCGGGAGGCGTATGAGAAATACCGCTTCGCCGTCTGGTTTGCGCCCTTTACGCAGTTTGATTTCGCTTCGCGCATCGAGACGTTTTGGCAGCGGCTTCACCTTCTGGTGCAAACGGTGTCGCAAATGCTGGGAAAAGACCTTGGGTTTACGCCTGTCGTGACCGACAAATCCGTCCAGCTTTGGGTCAAGGAGCAGTTGCAGCCGAAAGAGGCGAGAGCGGTATGGACAGACGGGCTGGCCGAGGAGCTGTACCGGCTGTGGGAGCCGCTTGCGCCCGAGGTGCAAAAGCTGCTGGTCACTCAACTATCCGGCATCTCGCAGGTGGGAAAAACGCTTGGACAACTGGCGAAGCAACAGCAGGTGACGCGCGTCTATCTGACGCTGTTGTTCCGCTATGGGCTGGCTGCCTCGATGCAACGGCTGATGAAGGAAGCAGAGGCGTTTCCGCTGCTTTCCCGGCTGGTCACCCGGGAAAACAAGCTCGATCCGCGGTTGAGCGACAGCGCGGCCCGGACGTATGCCATGGTGCAGCGCGGCTGGAGCAAGGCGGAGATCGCCGTCAGACGGCAAATGAAAGAAAGCACGGTCGAAGATCATCTCGTGGAAATTGCCCTGCGCTGTCCGGAGTGGGATGAATCGGCCTATTTGTCCCCCGAGACGCGCAGCGTGATCGTCGCCGCAAGCGAAGCGTTGCAAACGAGCAGACTGCGGCTCATCAAGGACCACGTCGGGCCTGCCGTCAGCTATTTGCAAATCCGTCTGGCGTTGGCCCGCAGGCAGGGGGAGACGAATGGATAA